The Kordia sp. SMS9 DNA window TGTAACATTACTGAGTTATCTAATTCCTGCCGGAGAGTTTAAACGTATGGTAGTTGACGGTCGTGAACGTGTCATTCCGAATTCATTCACCATTATTCCTAATACACCCATTGGTTTTTTAGACATGTTTAAAGCCATTCCTTTAGGTTTTAAAGCTGCGGCAGAAGTGATCTTTGTGGTACTTTCTGGAGGAATTATGTTTGGCATTATAGAACGTACGAAAGCTATTGAAAATGCTGTCGGAACCTTTGTAAAACTCCTTGGACAAGAAAAAAAATACCTTGCCGTTGTTATTATGACCTTTATTTATGGCGCATTGGGCGTTTTTGTTGGATATGAACATAACATTGCCATGGTTCCGATTGCGGCGGTGGTTGCATTGGCGCTTGGTGGCGATTTGATTCTTGCGGCTGGAATTTCCGTTGGTGCCATTACGATCGGATTTGGACTGTCACCCATCAATCCGTATACGGTTGGTGTTGGACATAAGATTGCGGAGCTTCCATTATTTTCAGGTGCTTTGTTGCGAAGTATCTTATGTTTTAGCGCACTTAGTTTCTTGGCTTTTTACAATGTTAGATATTTAAAAAGGATCACGAAAAACCCCGCAAAAAGTCTTGGAAAAGGATTGAATATTGATGGAATTTCACTTTCCAAACCTATTGAAGCGTATTCGATATCCATACAAAATTGGCTCATCATAGCGGTATTTCTCTTAGGTTTAGCGTCCATTTTATATGGTGTTTTTAATTGGAATTGGTATCTCAACGAAATCTCGGCTATATTTTTAATGGTTGCCGTAGCTTCCGGAATTATTGGAAAGATGGATGCCAATACCTTTAGTGAAACGCTATTAAAATCAGTAGCGTATGTAGCTCCAGGCGCTTTTATGGTTGGTTTTGCTACAACGATCAAAGTATTATTGGAAATGGGACATATCAGCGATACCATTTCATTTCATCTATCAGAAGTATTGAAAGAATTGTCTTTACATTTTTCTGCGGTCGGAATGGCAATATCGCAAAGTATCATTAACTTTTTTATTCCTTCAGGAAGTGGACAAGCATTGGCAACCTTACCCGTAATGATTCCTGCTGGAGAAGTTATTGGATTAACACGGCAAACTACGATTCTAGCATTTCAAATTGGCGATGGCGTTTCTAATTTAATCAATCCTACACTCGGAGGACTCATCGCGATGTTGAGCATGTGTCGTGTACCCATTGATCGTTGGTTTCGATTTATACTTCCTGTTGCCTTCACAATATTTATTTTTTCAGCAATCACACTTGTAATCGCAGTATTAATTGGCTATCATTAACTATGAACGCAACTACACTATTAAGTCATTTGGTAAGTTTTCCCGTATTTGGCGGTGAAAGTAATTTGAGTATCATTCATTGGATTCAAGAATATATTGAATCTCTAGGAATCAAAACCACGCTGGTTCCAAACGAAGAAAACACAAAAGCTTCTTTGCATTGTAGAATTGGTCCCGCAGTTGATGGTGGCGTCATTCTTTCTGGTCATACCGATGTAGTTCCTGTAAAAGGACAAATTTGGGATACAGATCCGTTTGTGCTAACTGAAAAAGAAGGAAAGCTATATGCTCGTGGAAGCTGTGATATGAAAGGTTTTGTTGCCTGTTGTTTAGCAGTTTTACCCGACATGATACAAGCAGATTTACAAAAACCAATCTATTTTGCGTTTAGTTACGATGAAGAAATAGGTTGTTTGGCTGCGCCCGATTTAATCAAA harbors:
- a CDS encoding YfcC family protein, which encodes MNTSLKNRKKWYERIPHAVVIIFIIIIFVTLLSYLIPAGEFKRMVVDGRERVIPNSFTIIPNTPIGFLDMFKAIPLGFKAAAEVIFVVLSGGIMFGIIERTKAIENAVGTFVKLLGQEKKYLAVVIMTFIYGALGVFVGYEHNIAMVPIAAVVALALGGDLILAAGISVGAITIGFGLSPINPYTVGVGHKIAELPLFSGALLRSILCFSALSFLAFYNVRYLKRITKNPAKSLGKGLNIDGISLSKPIEAYSISIQNWLIIAVFLLGLASILYGVFNWNWYLNEISAIFLMVAVASGIIGKMDANTFSETLLKSVAYVAPGAFMVGFATTIKVLLEMGHISDTISFHLSEVLKELSLHFSAVGMAISQSIINFFIPSGSGQALATLPVMIPAGEVIGLTRQTTILAFQIGDGVSNLINPTLGGLIAMLSMCRVPIDRWFRFILPVAFTIFIFSAITLVIAVLIGYH